The sequence TTTGATTATATTGCTGAGCTCTCGGAAAAAAATCAAAACAACATATTGTATTATGGCTAAACAAGAGCCGATAAAACAAGATGGAGAAATAATAGAAGCATTACCTAACGCACAATTTCGCGTTGAGTTGGATAATGGGCATGAGATATTGGCCCACGTATCAGGTAAAATGCGGATGTATTACATTAAAATTCTCCCGGGAGATAGAGTGGCAGTAGAAATGTCGCCCTATGATTTATCTAAAGGAAGAATAACTTACAGATACAAATAAAGAGGTTGTCATGAAGACACGTTCATCAGTTAAGAAAAGAAGTTCAGACGACAAAATTGTACGACGTAAAGGCCGTCTTTACGTGATTAACAAGAAGAACCCACGCCATAAGCAGCGTCAGGGCTAATAGAATAACCGAGTATTTATATGGCACGTATTGCTGGAATAGATTTACCAAAACAGAAAAGAGGCATAATCAGCCTTACTTACATTTATGGAATCGGCCGCTCTAAAGCAGCTGAAATTCTTGAACGTTTGGACATCGATAAGGATGCCAAAGTTCAGGACTGGACAGATGAGCAAGTAAGTGCACTTCGTACATTAATTGACGAGGAGTACAAAGTTGAAGGTGCGCTTCGCAGCGAAGTAAATGGCGATATTCGTCGACTTATTGAAATTGGCAGCTACCGGGGTGTTCGTCACCGTCGAGGCCTGCCGGTAAGGGGCCAGCGTACGCAAACTAACGCCCGTACTCGAAAAGGTAAGAAGAAAACGGTTGCCGGTAAGAAGAAGGTTGCCAAATAATATTGAAATTGAGATAACCCATGGCTAAAAACAAACCAAAAGCATCTTTAGCTGCAAAGCGTAAAAAGAAAAAACAACTTAGCGATCCTAACGGAATGGCTTTTGTTAAAGCTACTTTCAATAATGTGATCGTAACCATAACCGACGCTGATGGGAACGTAGTTTCGTGGTCATCTGCCGGAAAAGAAGGGTTTAAGGGTTCCAGAAAAAACACCCCTTATGCCGCTCAGTTAAGTGCTGAAACAGCTGCTAAGACCGCACATGAAATGGGTCTGCGCAAAGTGGAAGTATTTGTAAAAGGACCTGGTTCAGGTCGAGAAGCTGCGGTTCGAGGAATGGCAAGTTCCGGATTGGAAGTTACTTCCATCAAAGACCGCACACCGCTTCCACACAATGGATGCCGGCCACCAAAACGAAGAAGAGTTTAATAGTAAGAAGACTGTATAATGGCAAGATATAGAGGACCAAAACAAAAGAAAGCCAGACGATTCAAAGAGCCAATCTTTGGACCAAGTAAAGCTTTAGAGCGTAAACCATACGGACCAGGTGAGCATGGTCGTTCCAGATTTAACAGAAAGTCTGAGTACGCCATCCAGCTTGAAGAGAAGCAGAAAGCGAAATACACCTATGGATTGCTGGAAAAGCAATTCCGTAACTTATTTAAAGCTGCTTCAGCTCAAGATGGTGTTGCTGGTGAAAACTTGCTTCAGGCACTTGAAAGCCGATTGGATAATACCGTTTTCCGAATGGGCTTTGCAAGAACAAGACGCCAGGCTCGCCAGTTGGTGACACACAAGCATGTAGTGGTTAATGGTGGAGTTGTAAATATTCCATCCTACCAGATGAGTCCGGGTGATGTAGTTTCTATTCGACCAAAGTCTAGAAATCTGGAAATAATTGAAGACGCACTGGACGGATCCTCAAGAAATAAGTACAAATGGGTTGAAACAGATCCGAAGTCAAGATCAGGTAAGGTGCTTTATGTTCCTACAATGGAAGAGATACCTGAGAATATTAATGTTCAGCTTATTGTTGAGCTTTACTCTAAGTAATTTTAAAAATTTTAAGA is a genomic window of Gracilimonas sp. containing:
- the infA gene encoding translation initiation factor IF-1, giving the protein MAKQEPIKQDGEIIEALPNAQFRVELDNGHEILAHVSGKMRMYYIKILPGDRVAVEMSPYDLSKGRITYRYK
- the rpmJ gene encoding 50S ribosomal protein L36, translated to MKTRSSVKKRSSDDKIVRRKGRLYVINKKNPRHKQRQG
- the rpsM gene encoding 30S ribosomal protein S13, translated to MARIAGIDLPKQKRGIISLTYIYGIGRSKAAEILERLDIDKDAKVQDWTDEQVSALRTLIDEEYKVEGALRSEVNGDIRRLIEIGSYRGVRHRRGLPVRGQRTQTNARTRKGKKKTVAGKKKVAK
- the rpsK gene encoding 30S ribosomal protein S11, with product MAKNKPKASLAAKRKKKKQLSDPNGMAFVKATFNNVIVTITDADGNVVSWSSAGKEGFKGSRKNTPYAAQLSAETAAKTAHEMGLRKVEVFVKGPGSGREAAVRGMASSGLEVTSIKDRTPLPHNGCRPPKRRRV
- the rpsD gene encoding 30S ribosomal protein S4, coding for MARYRGPKQKKARRFKEPIFGPSKALERKPYGPGEHGRSRFNRKSEYAIQLEEKQKAKYTYGLLEKQFRNLFKAASAQDGVAGENLLQALESRLDNTVFRMGFARTRRQARQLVTHKHVVVNGGVVNIPSYQMSPGDVVSIRPKSRNLEIIEDALDGSSRNKYKWVETDPKSRSGKVLYVPTMEEIPENINVQLIVELYSK